In a genomic window of Syntrophorhabdaceae bacterium:
- the sppA gene encoding signal peptide peptidase SppA, which translates to MKKESPIALFAITLFAFAACGCGGLHVNIGAESKKEPLKEYVLQGKEGDKVLVVPIRGFLSDAPKKGLLHDRQSVVEEVVAQLRLAEKDERIKALVLEIDSPGGSVTASDILYREITDYKERTKSAVVAVLMDVAASGGYYIALAADRIVAHPTTITGSVGVVFISPKVEGLMGKLGVTVDVSKSGKEKDMASPFRPATLEETKILQSLTDSLGARFVDLTVARRNIDPAVRAEIAGARIYLAEDALRLRLIDRIGYVKNGIAEARGLAGLPQDAKIIAYRRAKYPNDNVYNTSSSSGTGEVLSLAEMSLSEFIPSLRSGFYYLWAPGIGERQ; encoded by the coding sequence ATGAAAAAAGAGAGCCCCATCGCCCTGTTCGCGATTACCCTGTTTGCCTTTGCCGCCTGCGGCTGCGGGGGCCTTCATGTCAATATAGGCGCCGAATCGAAGAAAGAGCCCCTGAAGGAATATGTGCTCCAGGGGAAGGAAGGCGACAAGGTCCTTGTGGTTCCCATACGGGGGTTCTTATCCGACGCCCCGAAAAAAGGTCTTCTCCATGACCGGCAAAGCGTGGTGGAGGAAGTGGTGGCCCAGCTTAGGCTTGCCGAAAAGGATGAAAGAATAAAGGCGCTGGTACTCGAAATCGACTCGCCGGGCGGATCGGTGACGGCGAGCGACATCTTGTACCGGGAGATCACGGACTACAAAGAGCGTACGAAATCAGCGGTGGTGGCGGTGCTTATGGACGTCGCTGCCTCCGGCGGCTATTATATCGCACTGGCCGCGGACAGGATCGTCGCCCATCCCACTACCATTACAGGATCGGTGGGAGTGGTATTCATCTCTCCCAAGGTGGAAGGACTTATGGGTAAGCTCGGGGTAACCGTCGACGTCAGTAAATCGGGAAAAGAGAAAGATATGGCCTCCCCTTTTCGTCCCGCCACCCTTGAGGAGACAAAGATCTTGCAGAGCCTTACGGACAGCCTAGGGGCCAGGTTCGTCGACCTGACCGTCGCGAGACGGAACATCGACCCTGCGGTCCGGGCCGAAATCGCGGGGGCACGGATCTATCTCGCAGAAGACGCGCTACGGCTAAGGCTCATCGACCGGATAGGGTATGTGAAAAATGGCATCGCCGAGGCACGGGGGCTGGCGGGCCTTCCTCAGGACGCGAAAATCATCGCCTACCGCCGGGCAAAATATCCCAATGACAATGTCTATAATACCTCCTCTTCCAGCGGGACCGGTGAGGTCCTTTCCCTGGCGGAGATGAGCCTTTCCGAATTCATCCCTTCCCTCCGATCGGGGTTTTATTACCTGTGGGCGCCGGGCATAGGGGAGAGACAGTAG
- a CDS encoding AAA family ATPase: protein METDSGLLRFMLDPAHYPDPSFQITHLETHISHVFLCDHFVYKIKKPVAFGFLDFTSLSKRHFFCRQEVKLNSRLAGDTYLGVVPIYQKGEEYSFSEPAGGRIAEYAVKMRKIPMECLLYSLIEQGRPLFGRLGPVGRTLAGFHRGARVYKGVRYGGLEAIRKAAEENFAQIDSYRGETIEDRLFEQLISYTRGFLAEKKEYLETRRSQGYVREGHGDLHTQHICLSDPPIIFDCIEFNESFRIIDVLEDIAFLFMDMEYRARFDLSSAFYKTYFTDNRESMDDELLRFYKIYRAVVRGKVEGFRARGLTDGGEKEKSLRDAGEYFHLAEYYLNFDKRPFNPVIFMGLSGAGKSAIARDFSNDRIILRSDEIRKGMEGLGPEEHRYTGYGEGIYSETLTRDVYCALLEETGRHVQAGRKVVVDATFLKKNQRRNFYEMCMAEGFNPFFVHCFAKEAILRDRIARRMEEGKDASDAHAGILEQQMRDMEEPVELPYYRMLRLNTEEKLHDIIKALKQFL from the coding sequence ATGGAAACCGACTCAGGATTACTTCGATTCATGCTCGATCCGGCACATTACCCGGATCCTTCTTTTCAAATCACCCATCTCGAGACCCACATATCCCACGTTTTTCTGTGCGACCACTTCGTCTATAAGATCAAGAAACCCGTTGCTTTCGGTTTTCTCGATTTCACCTCCCTCTCGAAACGCCATTTCTTCTGCCGTCAGGAGGTCAAGCTCAATTCGCGCCTTGCAGGCGACACCTATCTCGGCGTAGTCCCTATTTATCAAAAGGGAGAGGAATATTCTTTCTCGGAACCTGCAGGGGGCCGCATTGCCGAGTATGCCGTGAAGATGAGGAAAATCCCGATGGAGTGCCTCCTTTACAGCCTTATAGAGCAAGGCAGGCCGCTCTTCGGCAGGCTTGGTCCCGTGGGCCGCACCCTTGCCGGTTTCCACCGGGGGGCGCGGGTATATAAGGGGGTGAGATACGGCGGCCTCGAGGCTATCCGGAAGGCGGCGGAAGAGAATTTTGCTCAAATCGATTCATATCGCGGAGAGACCATTGAAGACCGGTTGTTCGAACAGCTCATCTCTTACACCAGGGGGTTTCTCGCGGAAAAGAAAGAGTACCTTGAAACGAGAAGGAGTCAAGGATACGTAAGAGAAGGCCATGGCGACCTCCACACCCAGCACATCTGCCTCTCCGATCCACCCATCATTTTCGATTGTATCGAATTTAATGAATCTTTCAGAATTATCGATGTCCTGGAGGATATTGCCTTTCTTTTCATGGATATGGAGTACCGGGCCAGGTTCGACCTTTCATCCGCCTTTTATAAGACCTATTTTACCGATAACCGGGAGTCGATGGATGATGAGCTTTTGCGATTTTACAAAATCTATAGAGCTGTAGTGAGGGGGAAAGTGGAGGGGTTCAGGGCCCGCGGGCTGACTGATGGAGGGGAGAAAGAGAAGAGCCTCAGGGACGCCGGGGAATATTTCCATCTCGCTGAATATTATTTGAATTTTGATAAGAGGCCCTTTAACCCCGTAATCTTCATGGGCCTTTCAGGAGCCGGGAAATCGGCTATCGCCCGCGATTTTTCGAACGACCGGATTATACTGAGATCGGACGAGATAAGGAAAGGCATGGAAGGTTTGGGCCCGGAAGAGCACCGATACACCGGGTATGGAGAGGGTATATATTCGGAGACCCTTACGAGGGATGTGTACTGCGCGTTGCTGGAGGAAACAGGTCGTCACGTGCAGGCGGGAAGGAAGGTGGTGGTGGATGCCACCTTTCTTAAAAAGAACCAGCGGAGAAACTTCTATGAGATGTGCATGGCGGAGGGCTTTAATCCGTTCTTCGTTCACTGTTTTGCGAAAGAAGCGATACTCAGGGACAGGATCGCAAGGAGGATGGAAGAGGGAAAAGACGCGTCCGATGCCCATGCAGGGATTCTCGAGCAGCAGATGCGGGATATGGAAGAGCCCGTGGAGCTCCCCTATTACAGAATGCTGCGGCTCAACACGGAAGAGAAGCTTCACGATATTATCAAAGCCCTGAAGCAGTTCCTTTGA
- a CDS encoding proline dehydrogenase family protein, producing MDEKETDRKIVARGKELFRIMEGRKPSLFDESRWVGMMMAWSFRHGDIRTGMLRFVDVFPSLVTPRLLAEHVKGYFGKDVSSMPAPLRISVRAASHGGRFSAAILSAIVRIGIQKMGRQFIVGDTIARTLRGLAAVRRSGCAFSVDILGEAVLSEHEAVLYENRYQDLLTTLRRAEASWKPIEGQGTSLDWGYAPKIALSIKPSALYSQAKPQDFDGSVEAILRRLKPFYEKVIEAGAFLTIDMESYRLKDMTIEVFRRLRRDYASYPYLSIVLQAYLKETERDLESLLEWSKSLGLPIAVRLVKGAYWDHEVMRAKQNGWDIPVYTGKAETDAAFERHARTILQNHEIAYLGCASHNIRSIAAAMETADRLGVPRDRYEFQVLYGMAEPVREALLKTAGRVRLYCPSGEIVPGVAYLVRRLLENTANQSFLRLMFGEKAEVGELLRDPRSIGSKGRKEASDAMESERPHDGESPVAAPFRNEPSTEFASQKDRELFARALVSVRNKLGAACPLYINGKDRITPDTLPSLNPADSREVIAHVCQGGNEEAEEAIGAAVAAFGGWRDMPYEERAAFLLRAASSFRTRKFELAAWQVLEIGKQWDQAYGDVSEAIDFMEYYAREMIRFGAPRRLPSPPGELNHSFYEPRGVAVVIAPWNFPLAISCGMVSAAVVTGNTVVYKPSPLTPVTGRLLVEAFQEAGLPPGVFNFIPGRAEVIASCLTDHPAVRTIAFTGSTNTGLGIIERAAILRPGQEGVKKVICEMGGKNGIIIDEDADLDEAVPAIIHSAFGFQGQKCSSCSRVIALASVYDTLVERLIGAARSLRIGPAENPACFMGPVADELSCARIMDYIKIAEKEGTILYSGRVPAGGNYVPLTIVGDIHPGHTIAQEEIFGPVLALMKVKTFEKALEWANSARFALTGGVFSRDPAHLEEARLRFKVGNLYLNRSITGALVERQPFGGLKLSGLGTKAGGPDYLLHFMDPRVVTENTARRGFSPDIS from the coding sequence ATGGACGAAAAAGAGACGGACCGGAAGATTGTCGCCCGGGGAAAAGAGTTGTTCCGGATCATGGAGGGGCGAAAGCCTTCGCTCTTTGACGAAAGCCGTTGGGTCGGAATGATGATGGCATGGTCCTTCAGGCACGGCGATATTCGGACCGGGATGCTCCGCTTCGTGGATGTCTTCCCCTCCCTTGTCACTCCCCGGCTCCTCGCGGAGCATGTGAAAGGGTATTTCGGCAAAGACGTCAGCTCCATGCCTGCACCCCTTCGCATCTCCGTGCGGGCCGCTTCCCATGGGGGCCGGTTCAGCGCCGCCATTTTGAGTGCAATTGTCCGAATCGGCATTCAAAAGATGGGCAGACAGTTTATTGTGGGCGACACGATTGCGCGCACCCTCAGGGGGCTTGCGGCGGTAAGGCGCTCCGGATGCGCCTTTTCGGTAGATATCCTCGGGGAGGCGGTCCTTTCGGAGCACGAGGCGGTCCTCTATGAAAACCGGTATCAAGACCTCCTCACCACCCTGAGGCGGGCGGAAGCCTCGTGGAAACCTATCGAAGGGCAAGGGACCTCCCTCGACTGGGGATATGCGCCGAAGATCGCCCTCTCCATCAAACCGAGCGCCCTTTACTCTCAAGCGAAGCCCCAGGATTTTGACGGTTCCGTCGAGGCCATTCTCCGCCGGCTGAAGCCTTTTTACGAAAAAGTAATAGAGGCAGGAGCTTTCCTGACGATCGACATGGAGTCTTATAGGCTCAAGGATATGACGATAGAGGTTTTCAGGAGATTGCGTCGGGATTATGCCTCCTATCCCTATCTGTCCATAGTACTGCAGGCATATCTCAAGGAGACGGAACGAGACCTGGAGAGCCTCCTCGAATGGAGTAAAAGTCTCGGGCTCCCCATAGCCGTGCGGCTGGTGAAAGGGGCATACTGGGACCATGAGGTCATGAGGGCGAAGCAAAACGGATGGGACATTCCCGTGTATACAGGAAAGGCCGAAACCGACGCGGCTTTCGAGCGCCACGCACGTACGATACTTCAGAACCATGAGATTGCCTATCTCGGGTGTGCCTCCCACAATATCCGCTCTATCGCGGCAGCGATGGAGACGGCGGATCGATTGGGCGTGCCCCGGGACCGGTACGAATTTCAGGTCCTCTACGGGATGGCGGAACCGGTGCGGGAGGCCCTTCTTAAGACTGCGGGACGGGTCCGTCTCTATTGTCCGTCAGGAGAAATTGTTCCCGGCGTGGCATATCTGGTACGGCGCCTTCTGGAGAATACGGCAAACCAGAGTTTTCTCCGTCTCATGTTCGGCGAGAAGGCTGAAGTGGGGGAGCTTCTCAGGGATCCCCGCTCCATTGGGAGTAAAGGTCGCAAAGAAGCATCCGATGCGATGGAGAGCGAAAGGCCGCATGACGGGGAAAGCCCTGTTGCCGCGCCTTTCAGGAACGAGCCGTCAACCGAGTTTGCCTCTCAAAAGGACCGCGAGCTTTTCGCCCGGGCTCTTGTATCGGTAAGGAATAAATTGGGAGCTGCCTGTCCCCTTTATATCAATGGAAAAGATCGGATCACCCCCGATACCCTTCCCAGTCTCAATCCGGCCGATTCCCGGGAAGTGATCGCCCATGTATGCCAAGGCGGAAATGAGGAGGCTGAAGAAGCAATCGGGGCTGCTGTAGCTGCTTTCGGCGGCTGGCGGGACATGCCGTACGAGGAGAGGGCAGCGTTTCTCCTGAGGGCCGCCTCCTCTTTTCGGACCCGAAAGTTCGAACTTGCCGCATGGCAGGTCCTCGAGATCGGCAAACAATGGGATCAGGCATACGGGGACGTGAGCGAGGCCATAGATTTCATGGAGTACTATGCCCGGGAGATGATACGCTTCGGCGCGCCCCGCCGGCTTCCATCGCCTCCGGGAGAGCTGAACCATTCCTTCTATGAGCCGAGAGGTGTGGCGGTGGTCATCGCCCCATGGAATTTTCCTCTCGCCATCAGCTGCGGCATGGTCTCCGCGGCGGTGGTCACAGGCAATACGGTAGTATACAAACCGTCTCCTCTCACCCCCGTGACCGGGCGCCTTCTCGTGGAGGCATTCCAGGAAGCGGGACTTCCTCCGGGTGTATTCAATTTTATCCCGGGCCGTGCGGAAGTGATTGCCTCGTGCCTTACCGATCATCCCGCAGTACGTACCATTGCTTTCACGGGTTCCACAAATACAGGGCTCGGCATAATAGAAAGAGCGGCGATCCTGCGTCCCGGTCAGGAGGGCGTGAAGAAAGTCATTTGCGAAATGGGGGGTAAAAACGGGATAATTATCGATGAGGATGCGGACCTCGATGAGGCCGTCCCTGCAATCATTCATTCCGCCTTCGGTTTTCAGGGACAGAAATGCTCATCCTGCTCCCGGGTAATAGCCCTCGCCTCCGTGTATGACACACTTGTGGAGCGGCTCATTGGCGCGGCCCGCTCTTTGAGGATAGGCCCTGCCGAGAATCCGGCTTGTTTCATGGGACCCGTTGCCGACGAATTGAGCTGCGCGAGAATTATGGATTATATAAAAATTGCGGAGAAGGAAGGAACCATACTCTATTCCGGGAGGGTCCCGGCGGGAGGCAATTATGTGCCTCTTACGATCGTAGGAGATATACATCCCGGACACACCATTGCCCAGGAGGAGATATTCGGACCCGTCCTTGCCCTCATGAAGGTAAAAACCTTCGAGAAGGCCCTCGAATGGGCAAACTCGGCCAGGTTCGCCCTTACGGGGGGCGTATTCAGCCGTGACCCCGCGCACCTGGAAGAGGCGCGGCTACGTTTCAAGGTAGGGAACCTCTATCTGAATCGCTCTATTACGGGCGCACTTGTGGAACGCCAGCCTTTTGGAGGCCTGAAGCTTTCGGGGCTTGGGACCAAGGCAGGAGGGCCGGATTACCTCCTCCATTTTATGGATCCCAGGGTGGTAACGGAAAACACGGCTCGCCGCGGCTTCTCCCCGGATATTTCTTAA
- a CDS encoding cache domain-containing protein: protein MSGLKYFMGIHEKTKIKKRSRVERILGWSLSLVAAASLFGTLLLLHDHLAYTSHITALTKGRAVDNTDKAARKIDDTFKKYMRVAHLLATELNDMGKYDDHEILGKIKTIVEGDPHIHGLGVAYAPYAYKKEVRLHAPYYSRRETAPELSRIESYYDYTLPEHEWFSLPMNQGALWIEPYFGTAGATLMTTYSVPFSKTDPVTKKQVFGGVVALDISLTQIKKIVESIDLGSGGYSAIMSKQGVYLYHPNYEFVRNRKTVWDVSKTFHDRDRFIAAERTVRGESGIMDHKSTTTGQLSWLLYRPIPSASWSIHTTFIKDDIPIDLDVLRHKLIRIVTLSIVFLLTLLCLVCGVQKGIEGKLWVACFVSSLIFVAGIGCLWHLALSYDTDLKSQGPKIVSRASLLNFTNSYDLNSRETRANRPLYVPTGMFIHSMEFSGANKLAVNGYIWQKYPSNLDREYAMGFVLPDAVDEVRVKEIYSRKLDDMNVLGWHFSGTLYQHFDYSKYPVDHEVIRIRLAPKEIGRNTVLVPDLDSYKLMNPGFRPGLEKTFDLPDWKIERTFFELVSKDYDTNFGIKNYLGRDMIPELYFNVAIVRNLMDAFIRNMTPLIIVALLLFAVMFISTEERMSRKFSMDIGENLVFVGSMFFVLIFAHISTRGRIPTQEIFYLEYFYLTMYVALLWVPISSILFVTGSTKFHVQYKENLISKLLYWPVILGALYVLTVATFF from the coding sequence ATGAGTGGCTTAAAATATTTTATGGGAATTCACGAGAAGACAAAAATCAAAAAGAGGAGCCGGGTTGAACGCATTCTCGGCTGGTCTCTCTCCCTTGTCGCCGCCGCCAGTCTCTTCGGGACCCTTCTTCTCCTCCATGACCACCTTGCCTATACCTCGCATATCACGGCCCTTACAAAAGGGCGTGCCGTCGACAATACGGACAAAGCGGCCCGGAAAATAGACGACACATTTAAGAAGTATATGCGCGTCGCCCATCTCCTCGCTACGGAATTAAACGATATGGGGAAATATGACGACCATGAGATCCTGGGTAAGATAAAAACGATTGTCGAGGGGGACCCCCATATTCACGGCCTCGGCGTTGCATATGCGCCCTATGCGTATAAAAAAGAGGTCAGGCTCCATGCGCCCTATTATTCGAGGAGAGAAACCGCTCCCGAGCTCAGCCGGATTGAGTCCTATTACGATTACACCTTACCTGAACATGAGTGGTTCTCTCTTCCCATGAATCAGGGCGCCTTGTGGATCGAACCCTATTTCGGCACCGCCGGCGCCACCCTCATGACCACCTATTCAGTGCCTTTTTCAAAAACAGACCCGGTGACGAAAAAACAGGTATTCGGAGGCGTGGTCGCCCTCGACATCTCACTCACTCAAATAAAGAAGATAGTCGAATCGATTGATCTCGGCTCCGGTGGATATAGTGCGATCATGTCTAAACAGGGTGTGTACCTGTACCATCCCAACTACGAATTCGTAAGGAATAGAAAAACAGTCTGGGATGTAAGCAAGACCTTTCACGACAGGGACAGGTTCATCGCCGCGGAGAGGACAGTGAGAGGAGAATCGGGGATTATGGATCATAAGAGCACGACGACAGGACAGCTCTCGTGGCTCCTTTACAGGCCCATCCCTTCGGCGAGCTGGTCTATCCATACTACCTTCATCAAGGATGATATACCAATCGACCTCGACGTGCTCAGGCATAAGTTGATACGTATCGTAACCCTCTCCATCGTATTCCTTCTCACTCTTCTCTGCCTTGTTTGCGGCGTCCAGAAAGGTATCGAGGGTAAGCTATGGGTGGCCTGTTTCGTCTCATCCCTGATTTTTGTGGCAGGGATAGGATGCCTGTGGCACCTTGCCCTCTCCTATGATACGGACCTCAAGTCTCAGGGGCCGAAGATAGTGAGCCGTGCCAGCCTCCTCAACTTCACCAACTCCTACGATCTAAACTCACGGGAAACCAGGGCGAATAGGCCTCTTTACGTGCCGACAGGCATGTTTATCCATTCCATGGAGTTCTCCGGTGCGAATAAGCTGGCGGTAAACGGCTATATCTGGCAAAAATATCCGTCCAATCTCGACAGGGAGTACGCCATGGGCTTTGTCCTTCCTGATGCAGTCGACGAAGTGAGGGTGAAGGAGATATACTCCCGTAAATTGGATGATATGAATGTCTTAGGATGGCACTTTTCCGGAACCCTTTACCAGCATTTCGATTATTCGAAATATCCTGTTGACCACGAGGTTATCCGGATACGGCTCGCCCCGAAGGAGATCGGCAGGAATACGGTGCTCGTGCCCGATCTCGACTCTTATAAACTCATGAACCCGGGTTTCCGTCCGGGGCTGGAAAAGACTTTCGATTTACCGGACTGGAAGATCGAACGGACCTTTTTCGAGCTGGTGTCGAAAGATTACGATACCAATTTCGGAATCAAAAATTACCTGGGCAGGGATATGATCCCGGAGCTCTATTTCAATGTCGCCATCGTGCGAAATCTGATGGATGCCTTCATACGTAACATGACGCCCCTCATCATCGTGGCGCTCCTCCTCTTTGCCGTCATGTTCATCTCGACGGAAGAGAGGATGTCGAGGAAATTCTCCATGGACATCGGTGAAAATCTGGTATTTGTGGGCTCCATGTTTTTCGTCCTCATCTTTGCCCATATCAGCACCAGGGGAAGGATTCCGACCCAGGAGATCTTCTACCTTGAATATTTTTACCTCACCATGTATGTCGCCCTCCTATGGGTGCCCATAAGCTCCATTCTTTTCGTTACGGGAAGCACAAAATTTCACGTCCAGTACAAAGAGAATCTGATATCGAAGCTCCTTTACTGGCCGGTGATTCTCGGCGCCCTCTACGTCCTGACCGTGGCCACCTTTTTTTAA
- a CDS encoding EF-hand domain-containing protein — protein MVSGINGAGGSMYLAQIRQAAMNLQTTGGSSLVNTTKAQYASKTRELPLGQVFGKIDTNGDGVVSKEEFDQVKSTTDKEVAQALSSLKTGSTASFVSMLQGANQATTGASGTAAQDDALSSDRLFGNIDADGDGVITRDEFQNLGSALRSGGVSGGQTAAASSATGSIPTSSMKSSATNPLAAQQNAVIGAASQTRALMEQAMTQYKQLAQTGGITGSMGHYLFTG, from the coding sequence GTGGTAAGCGGGATTAATGGAGCAGGGGGTTCCATGTACCTGGCACAGATACGGCAGGCGGCGATGAACCTTCAGACAACCGGAGGCTCGAGTCTCGTCAACACAACAAAGGCGCAATACGCGTCAAAGACTCGCGAGCTCCCTTTGGGTCAGGTTTTCGGCAAGATAGACACAAATGGGGATGGGGTCGTAAGCAAGGAGGAGTTCGACCAGGTCAAGTCGACCACCGACAAAGAGGTCGCACAGGCCCTCTCGAGCCTGAAAACAGGCTCTACGGCATCGTTTGTAAGCATGCTCCAGGGGGCCAACCAGGCGACCACCGGGGCATCGGGGACGGCAGCGCAGGACGACGCTCTCTCTTCCGACCGGCTCTTCGGCAATATCGATGCCGATGGAGACGGGGTAATCACACGGGATGAATTTCAAAACCTGGGCTCGGCGCTTCGGTCCGGCGGGGTCTCGGGCGGACAGACCGCGGCTGCCTCGTCCGCTACCGGTTCTATTCCGACTTCGTCCATGAAAAGCAGCGCCACCAATCCTCTGGCGGCCCAGCAGAACGCGGTGATAGGCGCGGCCTCCCAAACGAGAGCCCTTATGGAGCAGGCCATGACACAGTATAAACAGCTTGCCCAAACCGGGGGAATCACGGGGAGCATGGGCCATTATCTCTTCACGGGATAG
- a CDS encoding CAP domain-containing protein, whose amino-acid sequence MTPGPGSVGTQARPASEEGSGWYYRIREDGLDLVKGPHSKEEMRRLLARGRIPENALVRQGLQDNWQPASAVFPPSAKKIGRAWGHLILPLLFLALLVIALMRDNPTVLNFLPFPSVMGKTVKGASPTAYRPETLPALVASFPSPEAPEPVLTRQRIILWTNEARVQQMLLPLTENRRLDIIAAERVNDMLQKQYFAHVSPSREGVAETAKTIGYRYRVLAENIAKGAFGDDERVVRGWLQSPGHRKNILSRDIEEIGAAVGKGRLNGEIVWVAVQVFGKPAPQTRDGLVRSLPADRGSLPCLKPNGFLDSRAEALRTEIAAGRDQLKSLKTDIENRRKLLLSQARKEETMVARTTGDYRERITGYNLLMEEVGRKEQLAGDMGAQYNLEMEVYNGCIKN is encoded by the coding sequence GTGACGCCGGGGCCCGGGTCCGTCGGCACACAGGCCCGTCCTGCCTCTGAGGAAGGGTCGGGGTGGTATTACCGGATACGAGAGGACGGACTTGACCTCGTGAAGGGACCTCATTCAAAAGAGGAGATGAGAAGACTCCTCGCGCGAGGCCGCATCCCGGAAAACGCATTGGTCAGGCAGGGATTGCAGGACAACTGGCAGCCTGCGTCTGCAGTTTTTCCACCTTCGGCAAAGAAGATCGGCCGCGCCTGGGGTCATTTAATTCTACCCCTCCTCTTCCTGGCCCTTCTGGTAATCGCCCTGATGAGAGACAATCCCACGGTCCTCAATTTCCTTCCCTTTCCTTCCGTGATGGGTAAAACGGTCAAAGGGGCGTCCCCCACAGCCTATCGTCCTGAGACTCTCCCTGCACTCGTGGCATCCTTTCCCTCACCCGAGGCTCCGGAGCCGGTGCTCACCCGTCAAAGGATCATACTTTGGACCAATGAGGCCAGGGTCCAGCAGATGCTCCTGCCCCTGACCGAGAACCGCCGGCTCGATATAATCGCCGCCGAACGGGTCAATGATATGCTCCAAAAACAGTACTTTGCCCACGTCTCGCCGTCCCGTGAGGGTGTGGCGGAGACCGCCAAAACAATAGGGTACCGATACCGGGTTCTCGCGGAAAATATCGCGAAAGGCGCTTTCGGTGACGACGAAAGAGTGGTCCGGGGATGGCTCCAGAGTCCGGGGCACCGTAAAAACATCCTTTCAAGGGATATTGAAGAGATCGGGGCCGCCGTGGGAAAAGGCAGGCTCAACGGCGAAATTGTGTGGGTGGCGGTCCAGGTGTTTGGAAAACCGGCCCCCCAGACCCGGGACGGGCTTGTTCGTTCATTGCCTGCGGACAGGGGCTCTTTGCCCTGTCTCAAGCCGAACGGCTTTCTCGATTCTCGCGCAGAAGCCCTCCGAACGGAGATAGCCGCCGGCAGGGATCAGCTCAAGTCCTTGAAGACCGACATCGAAAACCGAAGGAAACTGCTTCTCTCCCAGGCAAGGAAAGAGGAGACCATGGTTGCGAGGACAACCGGAGATTATCGCGAGAGGATCACCGGGTACAACCTGCTTATGGAAGAGGTCGGGCGAAAAGAGCAGTTGGCAGGGGACATGGGGGCGCAGTATAATTTAGAAATGGAGGTCTATAATGGATGCATTAAAAACTGA
- a CDS encoding methyltransferase, translating into MERYETLTAEAFHFMKSRVILTAAELDLFTCLDRQPSTAIELARSLTLDQRALTRTLDYLAALGLLSREEDRYRLTDTGAYLSSRHEETILPMILHLVRLWQSWSRLTDTVREGSPVKREQEKMDEQSRAAFIGAMHVIGRDLSTEIADSYDLAPYKMLLDVGGASGTYTAAFLRKNPGMKATIFDLAPVIPLARERMAAEGFHERVSFETGDYLQDDLPKGFDLALLSAIIHQNSQEENVRLYRNVHSALIPGGVLLIRDHIMDETRTTPASGALFALNMLVNTPEGDTYTFDEVKTTLEKAGFGQVKIVRSGDRMDCLVEARRPA; encoded by the coding sequence ATGGAAAGATATGAGACCCTTACTGCCGAAGCCTTCCATTTCATGAAAAGCCGTGTAATCCTCACCGCGGCAGAGCTCGATCTCTTTACGTGCCTCGACAGGCAGCCTTCAACCGCAATCGAGCTGGCCCGCAGCTTAACCCTTGATCAGAGGGCCCTCACGAGGACCCTCGATTATCTCGCGGCCCTTGGCCTCCTCTCCAGGGAAGAGGATCGATACCGGCTCACCGATACCGGCGCCTATCTCTCCTCCCGCCATGAGGAGACCATCCTGCCCATGATCCTTCACCTGGTGAGGTTGTGGCAGAGCTGGAGCCGCCTCACGGATACGGTACGGGAAGGAAGTCCGGTGAAAAGGGAGCAGGAGAAGATGGACGAACAAAGCAGGGCGGCTTTCATAGGCGCCATGCATGTAATCGGAAGGGACCTTTCCACGGAGATAGCGGACAGCTATGATCTTGCGCCTTACAAGATGCTTCTCGACGTGGGCGGCGCTTCGGGAACTTATACTGCCGCGTTCTTAAGGAAGAACCCCGGAATGAAAGCGACGATTTTCGATCTTGCGCCGGTTATTCCGCTGGCCCGGGAAAGGATGGCGGCGGAGGGGTTCCATGAGCGTGTCTCATTCGAAACGGGTGATTACCTGCAGGATGATCTGCCGAAAGGTTTTGACCTGGCCCTTCTCTCGGCGATCATCCACCAGAACAGTCAGGAAGAGAACGTCCGCCTTTACAGGAATGTCCATAGCGCCCTCATTCCCGGAGGAGTCCTCCTCATAAGGGACCACATCATGGATGAAACCAGGACCACGCCGGCTTCAGGGGCCCTGTTCGCGCTTAATATGCTCGTCAATACCCCGGAAGGCGACACCTACACTTTCGATGAAGTAAAGACGACTCTTGAAAAAGCGGGCTTCGGCCAGGTAAAAATCGTGAGATCGGGCGACAGGATGGACTGCCTTGTAGAGGCGCGCAGACCTGCATGA